One part of the Candidatus Eremiobacteraceae bacterium genome encodes these proteins:
- the aroH gene encoding chorismate mutase translates to MAVRGIRGAITAAENSPAAIVSASERLLSAMIEANRVEAPDIAAVFFTTTTDLDAEFPAAAARALGWNKVPLLCGHEMGVPGRLGRCIRILMLVNTDATQAAVKHIYLEGATALRPDLTGEDNPQTAGSTF, encoded by the coding sequence ATGGCAGTCCGGGGTATCCGCGGCGCCATCACCGCCGCCGAGAACTCGCCGGCTGCGATCGTTTCGGCGTCCGAGCGGCTGCTCAGCGCGATGATCGAAGCAAATCGCGTGGAGGCGCCGGACATCGCCGCGGTGTTCTTCACGACGACGACCGATCTTGACGCGGAATTCCCGGCGGCTGCGGCGCGCGCGTTGGGCTGGAACAAAGTGCCGCTGCTGTGCGGCCACGAGATGGGAGTGCCCGGCCGGCTGGGGCGCTGCATCCGCATCCTCATGCTCGTGAATACCGATGCGACGCAGGCGGCAGTGAAGCACATCTATCTAGAGGGCGCGACGGCGCTGCGGCCGGATTTGACAGGCGAGGACAATCCGCAGACGGCGGGCTCGACGTTTTAA
- the aroF gene encoding 3-deoxy-7-phosphoheptulonate synthase encodes MIVIIRRGATDAQAQEVVEKITAMGYGVNVSKGVERVIVGVLGVRDNKEMLAAQLAGIPWVERVVPISKSYKLVSREGAQSDTIIRLRNGVEIGGNAVHVIAGPCTVEGRDMLLQTAHAVKASGATLLRGGAYKPSTSPYSFQGMGKEGLEILAAAREETGLPVITEVLDPRDVAMVETYADILQVGARNMQNFNLLKEVAKARKPVMLKRGLSATIEEWLLAAEYIFAGGNHDVMLCERGIRTFEPATRNTLDLNAVPLLKQLTHLPVIVDPSHGTGRWELVAPMARAGLAAGADGLMIEVHPNPAEALKDGFESLTFEKFAAMMDGVRAVARAVGRPVASDVAATV; translated from the coding sequence ATGATCGTCATCATCAGGCGCGGCGCGACCGACGCCCAGGCGCAAGAAGTGGTCGAGAAGATCACCGCCATGGGCTATGGCGTCAACGTCTCCAAAGGCGTCGAACGCGTCATCGTCGGCGTGCTCGGCGTGCGCGACAACAAAGAGATGCTCGCCGCGCAACTGGCGGGGATCCCGTGGGTCGAGCGCGTCGTGCCGATCAGCAAGTCCTACAAGCTGGTCAGCCGCGAGGGCGCGCAAAGCGACACCATCATCCGATTGCGCAACGGCGTCGAGATCGGCGGCAACGCGGTGCACGTCATCGCCGGCCCATGCACCGTCGAAGGCCGCGACATGTTGCTGCAGACCGCGCACGCCGTCAAGGCCTCCGGTGCGACGCTGCTGCGCGGCGGCGCGTACAAGCCCAGCACCTCGCCGTATTCATTCCAAGGCATGGGCAAGGAAGGGCTTGAGATCCTCGCCGCGGCGCGCGAGGAGACGGGGCTGCCGGTGATCACCGAAGTGCTCGACCCGCGCGACGTGGCGATGGTCGAGACCTATGCGGACATACTGCAAGTCGGCGCGCGCAACATGCAGAACTTCAATCTGCTCAAAGAGGTCGCCAAGGCGCGCAAACCGGTGATGCTCAAACGCGGCCTGTCCGCGACGATCGAAGAGTGGCTGCTCGCGGCCGAATACATCTTCGCAGGCGGCAACCACGACGTCATGCTGTGCGAACGCGGCATCCGTACGTTCGAGCCGGCCACGCGCAACACGCTCGATCTGAACGCGGTGCCGCTGCTCAAGCAGCTCACACACCTGCCGGTGATCGTCGATCCAAGCCATGGAACAGGCCGCTGGGAACTGGTGGCGCCCATGGCGCGCGCGGGCCTTGCTGCCGGTGCGGACGGCCTGATGATCGAAGTGCATCCGAATCCCGCCGAAGCGCTCAAGGACGGATTCGAATCGTTGACCTTCGAGAAATTCGCAGCCATGATGGATGGCGTGCGCGCCGTGGCACGAGCCGTCGGCCGGCCGGTCGCGTCAGACGTCGCTGCGACGGTGTGA
- a CDS encoding prephenate dehydrogenase/arogenate dehydrogenase family protein: MSDKQPSQGFERSNILIVGTGLIGTSIGLALRRRLKQVKIAGWDPARGRAAAARRKGALDRVAPTLEAALREVDTVVLAAPLEAIVRLVPQVLAQTQTRAFIIEVGPLLAPVVAAAAPALRLTAGERQFVAGHPLAGAESSGPQGANPEMFGGRPFALYAPPQKNRAAASRRAQSFARLLGAVPVRLKPSDHDRIVAATSALPQVASLALALAAKRAGGRAANWVSGPGFDSATRLAQSPFSVWEAPLRANARSTARALRALEDTVRAFRRALESGDFGKIEAYFAAAAAARRRIMGIRSRRAATRNS; the protein is encoded by the coding sequence GTGAGCGACAAGCAACCCTCCCAAGGATTCGAACGCTCCAACATCCTCATCGTCGGCACGGGGCTCATCGGCACATCGATCGGGCTGGCGTTGCGGCGCCGCCTCAAGCAGGTGAAGATCGCCGGCTGGGACCCGGCGCGCGGTCGCGCTGCTGCAGCCCGCCGCAAAGGGGCGCTCGACCGCGTCGCGCCGACCCTTGAGGCCGCCCTGCGGGAGGTTGACACCGTTGTCCTCGCCGCCCCCCTCGAGGCGATCGTGCGTCTCGTTCCTCAGGTTCTGGCCCAGACTCAAACGCGCGCCTTCATTATAGAAGTAGGTCCGCTGCTGGCGCCGGTGGTCGCGGCGGCGGCGCCGGCACTGCGGTTGACTGCGGGGGAGCGGCAGTTCGTCGCGGGCCATCCTCTCGCCGGCGCGGAGTCGTCGGGTCCGCAAGGTGCGAACCCTGAAATGTTTGGCGGCCGGCCATTCGCGCTGTACGCGCCCCCGCAGAAAAATCGGGCAGCCGCCTCGCGGCGCGCGCAATCGTTCGCCCGCTTGCTCGGCGCGGTGCCGGTAAGGCTCAAACCGTCCGACCACGACCGGATCGTCGCGGCGACAAGCGCGCTGCCGCAGGTCGCGTCGCTCGCGCTGGCCCTAGCAGCCAAGCGCGCGGGCGGTCGAGCGGCGAACTGGGTCTCGGGCCCTGGATTCGATAGCGCAACGCGTCTGGCGCAATCGCCGTTTTCCGTATGGGAAGCGCCGTTGCGAGCCAACGCCCGCAGCACCGCCCGAGCGTTGCGGGCCCTCGAAGACACGGTGCGCGCGTTCAGGCGTGCGCTCGAAAGCGGAGATTTCGGCAAAATCGAAGCGTATTTCGCCGCCGCGGCCGCTGCCCGACGGCGGATTATGGGAATACGAAGCAGAAGAGCCGCTACCCGCAATTCGTAA
- a CDS encoding TonB family protein, whose amino-acid sequence MRQLHRSLVVAVLGATAILGSAAIAHADATGYVPPSFTNQVKPQYPDSARSGGETGEVKVKVLVQADGKATSFAIFKSSGHKDLDDAVISAVKQSTYKPAYSNGKPTLAYFDITYKFTLQGLAQDEGSTSAYDAKLAANPNDEAARRGLAIVLINKHDYAQAEDVLVKGTQLDPKNAGFFSLLGFAYYSDGLQNKKDDRYKQAAEAYDSFLALTPHPEASDARNAASAYGEYAFVLLENQKSGDALPYAQKAAKLDPTQTQYQIELGEAQQGTGDNQAAIASFKQALQLDDKKSVNVTARIYADLGVSQLDLGQENDGIASINQAEKISPASPVAYQALASYYIRKGKLDAALGPLNQLAQVSPNEPQVQVDIGDIYVQKKDYVKAKAAYDKALAIDPHNGNALFGSAQIAAAQGDLTTTQTALANAVAVAPANTAVYNATIAAILLGLPNKGTDPTPDAIKYATAATTADPNFASGWYDLGVALARQNKKDQANTALHRAFDLYKAQNNADGMAAVNARYKELNGADLAGYSAPRGEMINQPGH is encoded by the coding sequence ATGCGCCAACTGCATCGCAGCCTTGTCGTCGCCGTGCTCGGCGCGACCGCCATTCTCGGTTCCGCCGCGATCGCGCACGCAGACGCGACGGGCTATGTGCCGCCCAGCTTCACAAACCAGGTGAAGCCGCAGTATCCCGACAGCGCGCGCTCCGGCGGCGAGACCGGCGAAGTCAAAGTCAAGGTGCTCGTCCAGGCCGACGGCAAGGCCACCAGTTTCGCGATCTTCAAATCATCGGGCCATAAGGACCTCGACGACGCTGTGATCTCAGCGGTGAAGCAGTCGACGTACAAGCCCGCGTACAGCAACGGCAAACCGACGCTGGCCTATTTCGACATCACGTACAAGTTCACGCTGCAAGGACTCGCGCAAGACGAGGGCAGCACCAGCGCGTACGACGCCAAGCTCGCCGCCAATCCGAACGATGAGGCGGCCCGGCGCGGCCTCGCGATCGTGCTGATCAACAAGCACGACTACGCGCAGGCTGAGGACGTGCTCGTCAAAGGCACGCAGCTCGATCCCAAGAACGCCGGGTTCTTCTCGCTGCTCGGGTTCGCGTACTATAGCGACGGCTTGCAGAACAAGAAGGACGATCGCTACAAGCAGGCGGCAGAAGCCTACGACTCGTTCCTCGCGCTCACGCCCCATCCGGAGGCGTCCGACGCGCGCAACGCCGCCAGCGCCTACGGCGAGTACGCCTTCGTGCTGCTCGAAAACCAAAAGTCCGGTGATGCGCTTCCGTATGCGCAAAAGGCGGCCAAGCTCGATCCGACGCAGACGCAATACCAGATCGAGTTGGGCGAAGCGCAGCAAGGCACCGGCGACAATCAGGCCGCTATCGCTTCCTTCAAGCAAGCGCTGCAGCTCGACGACAAAAAATCGGTCAACGTCACAGCGCGCATCTACGCGGATCTGGGCGTCTCGCAGCTCGACCTGGGCCAAGAGAACGACGGCATCGCGTCGATCAACCAGGCCGAGAAGATCTCACCGGCCAGCCCCGTCGCATATCAGGCGCTGGCCAGCTACTACATCCGCAAGGGCAAACTCGACGCGGCACTCGGGCCGCTGAACCAGCTGGCCCAGGTCTCGCCCAACGAGCCGCAGGTGCAAGTCGATATCGGCGACATCTACGTGCAGAAGAAGGACTACGTCAAGGCCAAGGCCGCGTACGACAAGGCGCTGGCCATCGACCCGCACAACGGCAACGCCCTCTTCGGCTCCGCGCAGATCGCAGCCGCCCAGGGCGACCTGACCACGACCCAGACCGCGCTGGCAAACGCCGTCGCGGTGGCGCCTGCCAATACGGCGGTCTACAACGCCACCATCGCCGCCATTCTGCTAGGTCTGCCGAACAAGGGCACCGATCCGACGCCGGATGCCATCAAGTACGCGACCGCTGCCACGACAGCCGACCCCAACTTCGCCAGCGGCTGGTACGACCTAGGGGTCGCGCTTGCGCGCCAGAACAAGAAGGACCAGGCGAACACCGCGCTCCACCGAGCATTCGACCTGTACAAAGCACAGAACAACGCCGACGGCATGGCGGCCGTCAACGCACGTTACAAAGAGCTCAACGGCGCAGACCTCGCGGGCTACTCAGCGCCGCGCGGAGAGATGATCAACCAGCCCGGCCACTAG
- a CDS encoding MotA/TolQ/ExbB proton channel family protein — MENPLVAFYNFLNVGGFAMWILLVMSIISIGIVFERFFFFSRQHTDPTQLLKEIGDRVARDDMNGAIAVCDRYHGMLPKILQFGLYRHEKSRADISDALSIGLLEQLNALEANLSIIGTVAVIAPFVGLFGTVLGIIRAFQDIALKGNSTPAVVAAGVSEALVTTAAGLLVAVVAVVFFNYFKSRIKAYNQEMIVAANKLAEMLHFHNTGSPIPTELYNPRATGGKAPAPAPRPSGPSGGA; from the coding sequence ATGGAAAACCCATTAGTAGCGTTCTATAACTTCCTCAACGTCGGCGGATTCGCCATGTGGATCCTGCTGGTCATGTCGATCATCTCGATCGGCATCGTGTTTGAGAGATTCTTCTTCTTCTCGCGCCAGCACACGGATCCGACGCAGCTCCTCAAGGAGATCGGCGACCGCGTGGCGCGCGATGACATGAACGGCGCGATCGCTGTGTGCGACCGCTATCATGGCATGTTGCCGAAGATCCTGCAGTTCGGACTGTATCGGCATGAGAAGAGCCGCGCCGACATCAGTGACGCGCTCTCGATCGGCCTGCTCGAGCAGCTCAACGCGCTCGAAGCAAACCTGTCGATCATCGGCACGGTGGCCGTCATCGCGCCGTTCGTCGGTCTGTTCGGCACGGTGCTCGGCATCATCCGGGCCTTCCAGGACATCGCGCTCAAAGGCAACTCGACGCCGGCCGTTGTCGCGGCGGGCGTCTCGGAAGCCTTGGTCACGACCGCGGCCGGCCTGTTGGTCGCCGTCGTCGCCGTGGTGTTCTTCAACTACTTCAAGTCGCGCATCAAGGCGTACAATCAGGAGATGATCGTCGCGGCCAACAAGCTGGCCGAGATGCTGCACTTCCACAACACCGGTTCGCCGATCCCGACCGAGCTGTACAACCCGCGCGCGACGGGCGGCAAGGCGCCGGCGCCGGCGCCGCGGCCTTCAGGGCCGTCAGGCGGAGCCTAA
- a CDS encoding biopolymer transporter ExbD, whose protein sequence is MGLTSTAQNTEVMAEINITPFTDVLLVLLIIFMILAALAAPPGFQKELPKKSDAPTKINQSQLKHQIDVEVSANNRVFIDGKQTSDARLYDDMAAAVKFHKENANRGYLTHISLVADSAASYNTIIKILDAARLANDDDVGFVTQ, encoded by the coding sequence ATGGGACTGACATCCACTGCACAAAACACCGAGGTGATGGCGGAGATCAACATCACGCCGTTCACCGACGTGCTGCTCGTGCTGCTCATCATCTTCATGATCCTGGCGGCGCTGGCCGCTCCTCCCGGCTTCCAAAAGGAATTGCCGAAGAAGAGCGACGCGCCCACCAAGATCAACCAGAGCCAGTTGAAGCATCAGATCGACGTCGAGGTGTCCGCCAACAACCGCGTCTTCATCGACGGGAAGCAGACCAGCGACGCGAGGCTGTATGACGACATGGCCGCCGCGGTCAAGTTCCACAAAGAGAACGCGAACCGCGGCTATCTCACGCATATCTCGCTGGTCGCCGACTCAGCCGCCAGCTACAATACGATCATCAAAATCCTCGACGCCGCACGCTTGGCCAACGACGACGACGTCGGCTTCGTGACGCAGTAA
- a CDS encoding biopolymer transporter ExbD → MSMVGSNPEEDVMSTINITPFTDVLLVLLIIFMILTSLLKPPPVPEAINKLKVTNSPITVIIGHEQAGDKCPSSGGKECDTIQVGAETVWTTGDDEKKIYDRFKTYFDQFNQTQTDIIIKAAPTVHYGTVLRVMDAAKTAGFNQFGLANKVHGAADNAVQNNP, encoded by the coding sequence ATGTCGATGGTAGGATCCAACCCGGAAGAAGATGTGATGTCCACGATCAACATCACGCCGTTCACGGACGTGCTGCTGGTCTTGCTCATCATCTTCATGATCTTGACCTCGCTGTTGAAGCCGCCGCCGGTCCCGGAGGCGATCAACAAGCTCAAAGTCACCAACTCGCCGATCACGGTGATCATCGGCCACGAGCAGGCCGGAGACAAGTGCCCCTCGAGCGGAGGGAAAGAGTGCGACACCATCCAGGTCGGCGCCGAGACCGTGTGGACCACCGGTGACGACGAGAAGAAGATCTACGATCGCTTCAAGACGTACTTCGACCAGTTCAACCAGACGCAGACCGACATCATCATCAAGGCTGCTCCGACAGTCCACTACGGAACGGTGTTGCGGGTAATGGACGCCGCGAAGACCGCCGGTTTCAACCAGTTCGGTCTGGCGAACAAGGTGCACGGTGCGGCGGATAACGCGGTTCAGAACAATCCGTAA
- a CDS encoding TonB family protein: protein MATTPSAPPKARTTPALFTKRDRYALIYLSAGFIILSAVGHFIMGAAGEHFFPQFKEEATPPPQKVTVQTLIKPPPTPKPTPKPTPTPPATPTPPPLKNTPPPARLKMNVIKTHSEGGTGPAEVAYTPAPHGNENGVPSAPPTSAPTANPRPAGPVGVADSDFKFKAPLDYPELAKEQGIQGTAVVIVTIAPSGALLGAKIYQSSGNALLDNAALKAARASTFKPASFESDYLIDYVFQIE, encoded by the coding sequence TTGGCCACGACCCCCAGCGCGCCGCCGAAGGCGCGCACCACGCCGGCGCTGTTCACCAAGCGCGACCGCTATGCGCTGATCTACCTTTCAGCAGGCTTCATCATCTTGTCGGCTGTGGGCCACTTCATCATGGGCGCGGCCGGCGAGCATTTCTTCCCGCAATTCAAAGAAGAGGCGACTCCGCCGCCGCAAAAAGTCACCGTGCAGACCCTGATCAAGCCGCCGCCGACGCCCAAACCGACCCCAAAGCCCACCCCGACGCCGCCAGCCACGCCGACGCCGCCGCCGTTGAAGAACACCCCGCCGCCGGCGCGGCTCAAGATGAACGTCATCAAGACGCACAGCGAGGGTGGCACCGGCCCGGCTGAAGTGGCGTACACCCCGGCGCCGCACGGCAATGAGAACGGCGTACCCTCCGCGCCCCCCACGTCGGCGCCGACCGCGAACCCGAGGCCCGCAGGCCCGGTGGGCGTGGCCGATTCGGACTTCAAGTTCAAGGCGCCGCTCGATTACCCCGAGCTGGCCAAGGAGCAAGGCATCCAGGGCACTGCGGTCGTGATCGTCACCATCGCGCCCAGCGGCGCGCTGCTCGGCGCGAAGATCTACCAGTCGTCCGGCAACGCGCTGCTCGACAATGCCGCGCTCAAAGCGGCGCGCGCGAGCACGTTCAAGCCGGCGTCCTTTGAGAGCGACTACCTGATCGACTACGTCTTCCAGATCGAATAA
- a CDS encoding undecaprenyl-diphosphate phosphatase has product MSLFQAIVLGVIQGVAELFPISSTAHTLLISTLFGWTPPSLPFVAMLHLGTFLAVLIYFARDFWEILSGAITGFGDRWSKPNERLALLVIVGTLPLAVIGYLLEKRLDPLYGRPLVAAVGLMITGLVLFVVERLPQGKADAEQLSWGNAFWIGLSQIAGLVPGGSRSGFSIAAGLLAGLSREQAARFSFLLAGPAILGASLFELRRIVHPHPGAALHGFVSASAAPEPTLIIAAGFAAALISGIFAIRFFMRYVDQHRLTPFAIYCWVFGAAMIVLLLARGQAAV; this is encoded by the coding sequence GTGAGCCTCTTCCAGGCCATCGTGCTCGGCGTCATCCAAGGTGTCGCCGAGCTTTTTCCTATCAGCAGCACGGCGCACACGCTGCTCATCTCGACGCTGTTCGGATGGACGCCGCCCAGCCTGCCGTTCGTCGCCATGCTGCACCTCGGCACGTTTCTCGCCGTGCTCATCTACTTCGCGCGCGATTTCTGGGAGATCCTCAGCGGAGCGATCACGGGCTTTGGCGATCGCTGGAGCAAGCCGAACGAACGGCTCGCGCTGCTGGTCATCGTGGGAACGCTGCCGTTGGCTGTCATCGGCTATCTGCTTGAGAAGCGGCTCGACCCGCTGTACGGGCGGCCGCTCGTGGCGGCCGTCGGCCTCATGATCACCGGACTCGTGCTCTTCGTCGTCGAGCGCTTGCCGCAGGGGAAAGCCGACGCCGAGCAGCTGTCTTGGGGCAACGCGTTTTGGATCGGGCTCAGCCAGATCGCGGGCCTGGTGCCGGGCGGATCGCGCTCCGGTTTTTCGATCGCCGCCGGCTTGCTTGCCGGCTTATCGCGCGAGCAAGCCGCGCGGTTCTCGTTCTTGCTGGCCGGTCCGGCGATCTTGGGCGCAAGCCTGTTCGAACTGCGACGCATCGTGCACCCGCACCCGGGAGCGGCCTTGCACGGCTTCGTCTCTGCATCGGCCGCCCCCGAACCGACGCTCATCATCGCGGCCGGCTTCGCGGCAGCGCTCATCTCGGGCATCTTCGCCATCCGCTTCTTCATGCGCTACGTCGACCAGCATCGCCTGACACCGTTCGCGATCTATTGCTGGGTGTTCGGGGCTGCCATGATCGTTCTGCTGCTGGCCAGAGGGCAGGCCGCGGTCTAG
- a CDS encoding energy transducer TonB produces the protein MAPTARVPDSLPQYSKRERKAIVILSLAFIVLSALAHFLLGGALTPWFRLHPVHADTQTPQPIVIDTSPRPTQAPTPTPRPTPTPAPAHARPSPQPLTSSNPRETPGPFHSIAPPHIGAGSPGPGASPLASPGIDQPATAAPATARPSQDFAPCRMLHRVVPDYSDSLRGAGVEGTVSIIVAIGPDGQVVSAHVGESSGNALLDNAALSAARASTYACPPADGRPAADLYRVIYTFQLDSS, from the coding sequence ATGGCTCCTACTGCTCGCGTGCCCGACTCCCTACCGCAGTACTCCAAGCGCGAACGCAAAGCGATCGTGATTCTGTCGCTTGCCTTCATCGTCTTGTCGGCGCTGGCGCACTTCTTGCTCGGCGGCGCGCTGACGCCATGGTTCCGGCTGCATCCGGTACATGCCGACACGCAGACGCCCCAACCGATCGTCATCGACACTTCTCCAAGACCGACGCAAGCGCCGACGCCGACGCCGCGGCCGACGCCGACACCTGCCCCTGCACACGCCCGCCCATCGCCCCAGCCGCTCACCTCCTCGAACCCGCGCGAAACGCCCGGGCCCTTCCACTCGATCGCGCCGCCGCACATCGGCGCCGGGTCGCCCGGACCAGGGGCCTCGCCTCTTGCAAGTCCAGGCATCGACCAGCCGGCCACGGCGGCGCCTGCGACCGCGCGGCCAAGCCAGGATTTCGCGCCGTGCCGGATGCTGCACAGGGTGGTGCCCGATTACTCGGATTCGCTGCGCGGTGCCGGCGTCGAGGGCACGGTGTCGATCATCGTGGCGATCGGTCCGGATGGTCAAGTGGTTTCGGCGCATGTCGGCGAGTCTTCGGGAAACGCGTTGCTCGACAATGCGGCGCTGAGCGCGGCGCGCGCAAGCACCTATGCATGTCCGCCCGCCGACGGAAGACCCGCGGCGGACCTGTATCGCGTTATCTATACGTTCCAGCTCGACTCGAGCTAG
- the moaC gene encoding cyclic pyranopterin monophosphate synthase MoaC has product MTARRSTVPAISLTHVAPDGSVRMVDVGSKPLTQRRAVAEATVRMSARALRALRAGSIAKGDALTTAQIAGISAAKRTSDLIPLCHPISLTHVAVNFELRAPGSVRIRCETASTGATGVEMEALAGAAVAALTIYDMCKAADRAMSIEGLRLLEKSGGRSGTFKRGRR; this is encoded by the coding sequence ATGACCGCGCGCCGCTCCACAGTTCCCGCCATTTCGCTCACACACGTCGCGCCGGACGGATCGGTGCGCATGGTCGACGTCGGTTCCAAGCCGCTCACCCAACGGCGCGCCGTGGCCGAAGCGACCGTCCGGATGTCGGCACGCGCCCTGCGCGCGCTGCGCGCCGGCTCGATCGCCAAAGGCGATGCGCTGACCACCGCCCAGATCGCCGGCATCAGCGCCGCAAAGCGCACCTCTGATCTGATACCGTTGTGCCATCCGATCTCGCTCACGCACGTCGCGGTGAACTTCGAGCTGCGCGCGCCGGGCAGCGTGCGCATCCGCTGCGAGACCGCCTCCACCGGTGCGACCGGCGTCGAGATGGAAGCGCTTGCCGGCGCGGCGGTCGCGGCGCTGACGATCTACGACATGTGCAAAGCAGCCGACCGCGCGATGTCGATCGAGGGCCTGCGCCTGCTCGAGAAGAGCGGCGG